The genomic window GGAGGGCCTGGCGGACGGGACCTGGAGCGTCCAGTGGTGGGACACGCGGCGCGGCCGTGTGACGCGCACCTCGTACCTGACCGTTCGGGAGGGCCGGGTGACGGTGGACCTGCCCGAGGTGCGCTGCGACCTGGCGCTGAAGCTGATCCGGCACGGCGGGCGCTGACGGCGCGGACGGATTCGCGACGGTGGACTTGATTCGCGAGCCGGTCGCACCTATACTGCCGCCGCGTCGGTGCTTTTTGTCGGGAGCGCGCATTTGACCTGGCGGGCATTCATCATCGGGCTTATCTGTGTCGTGGCCTTGTGCCTGCTGGTACCGGTCAACGACTACCGCATCGGCAACACCTTCCTCACCGGCAACCATTTCCCCGTCGGCGTGTTCTTCTTCCTCTTCGTGCTCACTCTGGGCGTCAACGGACTGCTGAAGCTGATCCGCCCGGCCCGGATGCTCCGCCAGGCCGAGCTGATGCTCATCTGGTGCATGATGATCGTGGCCGCGACGGTGCCGGGCAGCGGCCTGATGCGCCAGTTCCCGCCCATGCTGGCCTCGGCCCCGTACCTGGCTCAGAGGCCCGATCTGACCTGGGAGGACGACGTTCTGAAGAACGCGCCGCCCGGGATCCTCCTCAGCAACGACCCGAGGAGCCCGGCGGCGCGCAAGTTCTTCGAGGGCACGCCGCGGGGCGAGCCCGTGCGGGTGCCGTGGGGTCAGTGGGTCCGGCCGTTTGTGACGTGGGGCACGTATGTGGGGCTGTTCTACCTGGCCACGATCTTCCTGTGCGGGTTGCTGCGACGTCAGTGGGTGGATTCCGAACGGCTCTTCTTCGCCACGGCGCGCGTGCCCATGGAGTTCACCGAGGGCGTCCGGGAGGGGAAGTTCCTCCCGAAGGTGATGCGCAGCAAGGCGTTATGCATCGGGGCGGTCCTGACGATCCTGTTCGGCCTGTTGCGTCTGGCGCCGCTTCTGACCGGGGCCGACGCGGGCTGGCGGGTGGTGATCCCCATCCAGCAGATCCTCGAGGAGACGGCGCTCGACTACGTGCTCGTCAGCGACGGGAAGATCTATCCGCTGGCGATCGGGTTCGCCTTCCTGGTGCCCAGCGACGTGTCGCTGAGCGTCTGGTTCTTCTACGCGTTCATGTGTCTCCAGATCGTCATCGCGCAATCGATCGGCCGGCCGCTGGAGAGCGGTCGGTCGGGGCCGTTCCTGCTGTGGCAGCAGTCGGGCGCGTTCCTGGCGATGGCGGTCGGGATGCTGTACATGGCGCGGCGTTACCTTTGGGGCGTGGCGAAGATGGCGTTCGGCGGCCGAGGGCCGGACCAGAGCGAGGAGCCGATCCACGGCGGGCTGGCGTTCTGGGGGCTGCTGTTGTCCCTGGCGGGTCTGGTGGCGTGGAACCTGCATTTCGGGGTCTCGCTGGGTGCGGCGCTGGCGCTCGTGGCCCTGACGTTCTCCATCGTGCTGGTGCACATGCGGATGGTGGCGCAGGGCGGCCTGTTCTTCACCCAGCAGGGCTGGAGCCCCACCTGGTTCCTCCACCGCATCAGCGGCGGGCGCATCTTCGGCGCTTCGGCGGCCGTCGTCGCGTCTCTGCAGGGGGCGATGTTCATCTCCGACTCCCGCGAACTGCTCGGTCCGCACGCGATGAACGCCATGCGGATCTCGTCCCTGTTCGAACGGCGCAAGAAGCTGCTGCTGCCCATCATGCTCATCACGCTGGTGGTCGCCCTGGTGGCGGCGACCTACTCGACCATGCAGTGGGTCTACTACGATCGGGGGGTGCTGAACGTTCCGATCGGTGCGAGCCACCTCTACCATCAGGAGAACCGGTTCAACGGCATCAGCACGATGATCTCCCGGCCGCGCCAGGACGCCCGGTGCCTGTGGGGCGGGCTCACCTCGGGCGTGGTCGGGATGGGCATCCTGATGGCGTTGCGCGGCACGTTCTACTGGTGGCCGATCAGCCCGCTCGGGTTCGCCATCACGGTCTCATGGTGCACGCGTGAGTTATGGTTCTCGTTCTTCCTCGGGTGGCTCGCCAAGGCGCTGGTTCTGAAGTTCGGCGGCGGCCCTGTGCTGCGAGGCGCCCGGCAGCTCTTCCTCGGCGTCGTTCTGGGGGAGAGCTTGACGATCAGCGTCATTACATTCCTCGGCCTCCTGACCGGCCTGCGTACGGGCCCGATCTTCCTGCCCTACTGACGGCCCGGCCGGCGGCGCCCTACGTGCGGATCTGCGCCAGCAGCCGCCGGGCGTTGCCCGAGAGGATCTGCTCCTTGGCGTTTTCGGGGATCTGCGCCCCCAAGACCTTGCCGAGCTGGTGCGACATGTTCAGCGGCAGGTCGTCGGCGCCCCAGACGATGCGCTCCAGGGGCACGTTCTCGAACAGCGTCTCCACGGCCCGGTAGGTTGCGCTGCTGGTGCAGAGTTCCAGGTAGGCGTGTTCGACCTGCCCGGCGATCCGGATGTGGTGTTCGACCTGCTGCGCGCCCGCGTGGGCGAGCACGAAGTTGACGTCCGGGTAGCGCTCGGCCAGCACCGGCACGTCGTCCAGCCCCGCCTGGCCGCCGTAGGCGTGCAGAAGCACCGGCAGGCGCCGCTCGTTGGCGATCTCGAAGGCCGGGGCATAGCCGGGGTACACGTAGTCGTAGCCCATCAGCACCAGCATCTTGATTCCCGTGAAGCCCTGGGCCAGCCTGCGCTCGACCTCCGTGCGCACGGCCTGGGGGTCGCCCGGCCATACGTAGACGTAGCCGAGCAGCCGGTCGGGGTACTTCCGCATCGCCTGGTGCATCAGTTCGTTGCAGGCCTCCATCCGGAAGCCCGACCGGGCCAGCGAGCTGACCAGCGACGTCCGGACGCCCGACTGGTCCATGGCGCGCACCAGGTGGTCGGCGGGTTCCTCGCCCCACGGCACGGGGCCCATCATCAGGTGCGCGTGCATGTCCACGATGTCGTACTCGGCCAGCGACTCGCCGCGGCGGCCTTTCTCCAGCAGTGTCGTCATCGCTGTATCCCCCCCATCAGGCGGTCCAGATTGCCCGAGCCGATCAACTGCTTGTCGCCGTCGCCCAGGTCTGAATAGGTGAGCATGGTGATGCTCGCCATGGGTTCGGCGTAGGGGAAGCCCGTGCCGAACAGA from Candidatus Brocadiaceae bacterium includes these protein-coding regions:
- a CDS encoding amidohydrolase, whose translation is MTTLLEKGRRGESLAEYDIVDMHAHLMMGPVPWGEEPADHLVRAMDQSGVRTSLVSSLARSGFRMEACNELMHQAMRKYPDRLLGYVYVWPGDPQAVRTEVERRLAQGFTGIKMLVLMGYDYVYPGYAPAFEIANERRLPVLLHAYGGQAGLDDVPVLAERYPDVNFVLAHAGAQQVEHHIRIAGQVEHAYLELCTSSATYRAVETLFENVPLERIVWGADDLPLNMSHQLGKVLGAQIPENAKEQILSGNARRLLAQIRT